In the genome of Euleptes europaea isolate rEulEur1 chromosome 4, rEulEur1.hap1, whole genome shotgun sequence, the window TTTTTTATGTGCTAAGATATACATCTTCTGTTTCAGGTTTCTGTTATCCTATGCCTTTTATATTGCTTATTCGTTGTCTcattttttgaaatattttttatttttaaagttacacacacaaaaaacattaAACATACACTAcagcctcctgcgcgccggggggccgccgccgccacctcctccaGTGCGCTTCCCCGGCCCAGGAGAGGCctgcaggagcggcctgcgcacTGGGGGGGgcctgccgccgcctccagcgcacTTCCCCCagcccaggagcggcctgcgcagcctcctgcgcgccgggggggcGCCTCCTCCAGCACGCTTCCCCggcccaggagcggcctgcaggaggGCCCGAAATTGTTTAAAGAGCCCgaatttgcctaatttattcgggaacaccccgaactcgccaaattcggctccctgtttcccccccttttttgagttcagtacaatacgaaccaaaaaaccgccgaatcgggggaaatacggctgtttttcggttcgggccgaaccgaattgacagccctaagccgaccctcggcttatacgcgggtgcctaattttcccccatttttggggtgaaattaggcacctcggcttatacgcgggtcggcttatacacaagTATATACTGTACCTAACACTCAATACACGTTATAGTATTCACAATACACCCAACATACTTACATCTTTGGCCTTTAACATTTTTTCTGGGCAAAGCTAAATAATTTTAAACCTTCTACCTTATTAGGATTATCACTTATAATAGTGGGGAAATAAACACTTTACAAACAATAACAAGACCTTCATCCATCTTCTTTTAGCTCTTATCTTTCAAAACTATTAAATCTATTGCCTTATATAATGAATAGTAACATTTAATGTAAAATGTTTCTCTCTAACCATTTATATCAAAATGCGAAAAATATAGTGTAAGTAGGCTATCCTTTTTAGATGGTTAaagctattatatatatataatatagacAGTAGTAACTACACTTTATACTTCTAAAATTGTCTTTCACTTAGTAGTTTTATATCATAGAACACATTATATTTCTCAGGACACATGATCATAATACAGTTTTCATTTCTTGTGAAATTCTTCCAAGGATTTTCCATTCACATAATtagtcagcttggccatcaccgCATATTCTGCTAGCTTGTACAGCCAATTATCCAATGTTGGTATTCCTTCCTGTTTCCAGTTGGTGGCAATTGCCACTCTTACAGCGGTAATCATATATCTAAAGAGTTCTTCTCTGCTTTTGTCTATTCCAGATAATTGAATTCCTAGTAGCATTGTTTTTGGGTCCAGCGGCAAGGTGATTTTtaacgtttttttttttactttcctgATGCACATCAATCCAAAATTTCTTTACTTTTCTGCAGGTCCACCAGTATTAAAAAAATGTTCCGTGCATGGTTGTCTCATTCTGTTGATTGCATCGACTTATACTatgtaatctggtttgagtctcagtgagaaaggcaggctataaatatagtACTTTTATattctttgtatgtattttatattctGTATGTAGTATGGTTAGTTTATATTTGAAAATAATCCCATAATGgagcgttgttgttgtttttacccaTACCCTCGAATCTTGCTGTCGAGGGTTTacatctcttcttctttgtggcaACTGATATTTGAAATGGTATCCTAGTTAAAATAACTTTACTTAGCAGATTGGCATGACAGGTAGGTAGTAATCCTTTGTGACAAATATTCTTGTTAACTACTTTTATTGacttttgtttctcccttaatAGTGTGAAATGTCTACAGAAGACTGTCAAGGATTCTTACCACATAGTGTGCAAACCATGTGCTTGTGAACTGGATCTATGTGCTAAGtgtggggaaagaaaagaaatagttaCTCGGTAAGCACACTTCAAATTTGGGGAATTTTGTTTGTGTACCTACAGTTCTTATGTCGTTGATTGTTTTATGATAACCACACTGAAAATTGCTCTGGGTTTCACATGTATGTATTTAAGTTATGTGGTCATCGTAATATACATTAAGAATCTGCCTTCAGTCTTAGGATAGGTAAAATGTATACGACAAgctagggagaggaaaggaaattaTATACGTAATTGCTAGCATGATCAAACCGAACTTGTGCTTGGTAACGTAAACTTGTACATTTTGCCCATACATATAACTGGGATGGAACTACTAGATCTGGTTGGTCTGTTTATGGAAGTGGTTACTGAGGAACTCTCCATACATTCTTTTTAGGACTATATTTGTGAAACTGCTATGACTGTTACTTTAAGGTTGTTTGCCTATTGTTCAGTATTTTCCCAGCTATCATACAGCAACATTTTATTGTTGGAGAAACACACTGTTCTCCAAACAAGCATGCAGTGCAGCATGTGGAATGTTGTTGTATGGTAATCTCAGGCATCTGTTGGATGTCCATGCATCACTTGTAGTAAGCAATAGAACTGTCTCATGTGAACTATAGTCTGGGACTATATGTCAACTATAGTCTGGGACATTTTCCAAAATGTGTTGAAATTTGATCATCAGGAAAGTAGCTGCTTATTGCAGTATTATGCTTTTtgaaggtttttcttcttcttctttttaagtagCAATCACCAGCAGGAGTATCCTTGGTATCCACATTAAAGCCCTTCAGATCAATGATTAATTTATTTGTTATTCTTTCCTTGTGCTCTTGAATGCTGGTGAGGGGGAGTGCACAGACTTCAGAATGTACATttcctaaaaaacaaaacagtgatcAAGAGGACTATCTTTTCACCTGTACTAAACCTATTTATCAATATTTTCAGTATGTGGGGTATAACAGTGGCAGTACTAGCAGTGGATTGGGGTTTACACAAGTGTAGAGCTATGCCCcctttccttaaaaaggtaaaggtagtcccctgtgcaagcaccgagtcattactgacccatggggtgacatcacatcccaacatttactaggcagactatgtttactgggtggtttgccattgctttccccagtcatctacactttacccccagcaagctgagtattccttttaccgacctcggaaggatggaaggctgagtcagccttgagccggctacctgcaaccaacttccatcgggatcaaactcaggatgtgagcagagcttttgactacagtactgcagctaaccactctgcgccacggggccccttTCCTTGTAACTTGAAATTCAATGAGAGTACTATTGCCCTAAAATCTCAGTAGCATGTGAGGTTATGCCTGATTCTTAAATAATGGAAACTGTCTTCTGATTTAGTTGCTGGGCTTTTATCATTTAAATATTCTACCTGCAAGTTAATTCCAATCTACTGTTCAGggaaaaaatgtattttgaaTACAGTTCAATAAAGCTGTTGTCTGCTTTGGAGTACAGACCTTTAAACAAAATTAAGTAATGTAATGGCATAAAACAGGCGTGTAATAAATCAtgctttgggtttgtcaaataaTGGCTCGCCATAAACACTAAACAGAGAAGAGACACAAAACATGgatcatctagagcagtggttccctacctttttttgaccaggggccactaggacttttttgttcggtgcagggaccccaaggttcaaaataaaaattctgagaatttgaaaataaactttaatcataactgttagttaaacattaaacttagaataatatttgaatatatatttttataatagagaacttttaattgaaaatattaatttattatgggtttataactttgtttcgcggaccttaatttagttcttgcggacccctgggggtccacagacccctggttgggaaccagtgatctagagtaTAGCAATGGTTTTTATTATACTTGTACCAGCAGTTTCTCCTTACATACCACAAGGCATTCATTTGATGTTTCTGGGCCAATATGCTTCTCTCTGGTTACTGCAATCAAGTAGAAAccagttggggtttttttacagAAGGTTTTGTCCTACTTTGATAACTCAGCCCAAGAGatattgttgtgtgtttttttttgtcttAGGATTCAGACAAGCCCAGTGATGACTGAGAACCAGCCTGCTGAAAATGATCTGCAAAGGGAGAGCACAGGGGATAACTCTGAGGATGGTGATGAATTAAAGTTAAGTGGTTTGGAAGATGAGGATGGTCTAAATTTACTCGTGCAAGGGATTAAAAATTTGAAACCTGAAAGGATAGAAGTCCAGTGACCTCTTTGAAGAGAAGGTTCTGATATGAATTGAATTTGTTGCTAGAAGACTCTGTGTGTGAGACTGCTGGAGAACTTTGTAGCGAAAGGCTCCTGAAAGTAAAAATAACTGTGCTGAACCAAAacaatggttcatctagtccagcttcctgtttccaacagtgaccAATCAGATGTCACAGGGAAGACCACAAGTAGTGCTCTTGGACAACAGCCTTCACCTGCTGACCTCTGTCCAGCATCTGACCATAAGTGGTGTTCTGCATCTAGAAGGGCTCATTTAGTTGTAGTGACCAGTTAGCAGTGATGGATCTATCCTTCATATATCTGCCCGATCTCAAAGCCTGTTCCCACCATCACATCTCATAGCAGGGAGTTTTGCAAGCCAATGGCCTATTATGTGAAActgtcctttcttttttttcttcctggcagTTGAATGTAGTTTAGCCCAAACTAATGAGGACATGCTACCTTAAAGTTCTTATTAACAAAATTGGTTAGAGGATTCTATTATTTAATAAACctttattttacaaaaatgtGAAGTAATGCCTTAAACTTGAGTGTGCTTCTTTCTGTAATCCTCCTGATACCCCCATCATACCCCATGCTACCCTGCTAGCTATTTTGCCAGAACAGCCTCCCCCTCTTTATTAGGCAAGTGACCGCCCTTTTTCAAATTCTTTTTCCTATACTGATTATATTTATCTTATGCATTGTAGCTCCACTTCTTGTACACTTTCAGTCATTGTTACTCTGTAATAAAAACAGCTGGGTCAGAACAGAAGTCCATCTTGAAACAGCGTGTTGTACTACCATTGGTCAGCAAAATGCTATTGGGAAGCCCACCAGCAGTTTCAGTTAAATGGGCAGGAAAATAGTAAAACAAGCAGATGACAGGACTACAAGCTCTTCATATCCTACCTAGTCCATGGGTTCTGACAATATGTTAAACGGCTGTGGCAATAGCAGTGATGCTAGAGAACCAAATGTGAGATCAACATTTTTAGGACCA includes:
- the C4H9orf85 gene encoding uncharacterized protein C9orf85 homolog; protein product: MSSQRGNVARTRSQRHQNAEVFRNDKHDTSAQRKKLNAKQHEGLCQHCKEVLEWRVKFNKYKPLTKPKKCVKCLQKTVKDSYHIVCKPCACELDLCAKCGERKEIVTRIQTSPVMTENQPAENDLQRESTGDNSEDGDELKLSGLEDEDGLNLLVQGIKNLKPERIEVQ